In the genome of Bacillus thuringiensis, the window CGCTAAGAATGGCTATCGCTACTATGATATTTTCCAATTAGAAATAGCCTTATTGATTACACGATTAAAAACTTATTTATTTTCGCTGGAAGAAATTAAGGATATTTTAGAAGATCGGGAGAATACTGAATTGCTTAACTCTAAAATGAAAGGCAAACAAGAAAATCTAACACAGCAGATAACATATTATTCTTCTTTATTAAAAGAATTAAAGCTTGATATTCAACAATTAAATGAAGAGGAAAGTATCATAGGTTACTTAAATCGTATTGAGATTAATCTTGTAAATCACTTAACCTATAATATATTATCTCAGCGAAAACAAATTAATACCGCTGATTTCCTAATACACTTTAATGAGTTGTTTAGTAAAATTTTATTTGAAAATTTATTACCTAGTGCAAAACCACTTGCTATATTCCATAGTTCAGAATATGTACCTGAAAATTATGATGTGGAAATTGCGATTCCTCTTGCAGAAGCCATAAATAAAACAAAAGTGTTTAATCCCGGTCTTTGCGCAATGGCTACGCTTATTGGTTCTTACGAAGAATTACCTTTTATTCATACAAAGCTACATGTTTGGATTGAAGAAAATAACTATAAACTGAATGGAGCTCCGTTTGAAGTTTATCAAACGAATCCTTATAGCACACAGGAGGAGAATAATATCATAGAAGTTTATTTTCCTATAAAATGAATAAAGGAAGGAGCGTATCACAATGTATGGTATAAACCGGCCAACAATAAAAGAAAAAATATTAATTTTAGTTACTGAGATTATCTATCTAATCATTGCGTATTACTTACTTTTCATTACTTATTTCAAACCAGGCATTTCAATAGGGCTGTTTATAGCTTTGATTATCACCGCTTTACGATTAACGGCTATGATGTTTATATGGTTGCCTAGAGGGATTTCATGGCAAGAAGCCATTATGAACAGCATTGCTTTTGGAATTTATTATTTAGGTTTTCCAATCTTAATGATTACTAGTAATCAGGATCCTAATTTAATATTACTTACAATAGGTTGGATATTGTTTTTAGGAGGAAGTATGTTAAACACAGTTTCAGAGCTGCTTAGAAAATCCTTTAAAGACAATCCTGTAAATCAAGGTAAGCTATATACAGGTGGTTTATTTAAATATGCGATTCATATTAATTATCTGGGGGATTGCCTTTGGGTGTTAGGTTTAGCATTTATCGCTAGCAATATTTATAGTTTATTTATACCTTTAGGCCTGTTCTTTGTATTCGTTTTTGAATATATTCCAAAATCTGATGGTTACTTACAGAAAAAGTATGGAGAACAATTTACAGTCTATAAACAGAAAACAAAAAAATTAATACCGTTTCTTTGGTAAATCAGTTTCATAAATTATAAAAAGCGCAGGATGCTAATCCTGCGCTTTTCTATCGTAATTCAGCGGTTTTTCTAATGACAATCTTATCAATATCATCTTCTTCATCACCAATAAATAATCCGCGTTCTTTTAAATATGCTTCAAAATATAAATCTGCTTCAGCGCGTTCGTCATATGGCTTTACAGAGAGAACGAAACCTAATTTGTTTTGTTCTTCTAAGTGAGAAGTGGAGATGTAAGCCGGTACATTATGGCGTAAAAAGAGTTCTTTAACCGGAATAATCATATCTTTCATTAATTTCGTTAGCATGCCCATTTCAAACTCGAAATTAAAGCGATCTATACTAGATAAATCAGCGAATACTACACCGATAAAACCTGTATTAAATACTTCTTGATATTCTACATCTTCATCATGGCCGCCATAAAAATTCTTTTCGATTAAATAATTTACAAAATAAGCAACGCCATCACTTTGTTCAAATGGTTTCGTTGAAAGAACAAAACCAATTTTCTTTTGTTTATGTAAATACACACATGACATGTATGCTGAAATGTTATGTTCTTTAAATAAAGCACTTGTTGCTCCAGAGAGACCATCTAGTACGTGATGAACAATTTGAAGTTTTTTACGAGCGAAATAATAGGATTTCTTTTGTAACTCCAATGTATCAATAAAGACAGAGCCGATAAAGCCTGTATTTGAAATAATAGGTGCTTGCTTTTTTCTTCCTCTGCGCTTTAATGGAGCCATTGTTAAAATCATCCCTTCATGTACGTTTAAAATAAAAAGAACGTTTGTTCGTATATTTATATTTTACTATTAAAACGCTCTAAAGTAAAGGGTTTTTGATGAAAATATAACAAAAAAGACACCTTATAAAAGGTGCCTTAAACGCTGTAAGGAATAGGGTTTACCCTAACTATTTATATTATGATACAGAAACAATCTCTTCTGTATCTTCTACATCTAAATGACAGTCCATAGTACGAACATCTTGATCTTCATGACTTCCGAAATAAATAGTAATTTTCATATGTATCGCTCCTTTATTCTAGGAATACCTAAAATAATTACTAGTAATGTTAATATTTATTATATACCACTTTTTTCATTCCGACAACGTTATATCATTTTTAATTATTTTAAACTATAGAGCACAATTTAAAGAGGCACTTTTTATAGAAAATGGTAAATTTCTAATATGTTATATTTAATATAGAAAAATTCGAGTGTTACTTTTTATGAAAAGGAGAACTATTGATGAATTATAAACAACTACTACTAGATAACTTTGCATTTAAAACTTCATATGTTGCACAATTTGTGCCCGGAATGAGTATAAAAAAAACGAAAGATTATATTGCTGTTGATTGTGGATTACCTGCCGATACATTTAATATCATCACTCTACTAAACAATAATTTAACGGAAGGGATCGAGAAATTATATAAAGAGGTAGAATACTATTATCAAAGAAATTTTCCAATGAGTGTTTGGTTATGGGATGAGGAGCAAGAGCGGGATATAAAAAGCGAGTTAATTAAAATCGGTTTAAAAAAAGCGGAACAGAATATTGCGATGGTAGCAGACTTAAAAACAATTTCCCCAACAATAAACATGCCAGTAAGTTTTACTATTCAACAAGCATCTTCACCTGGACAAATAAATAAATTTGGAGAAACGTTAGCTGATCTATTCGGCACATCAGAAGAAGGTATACATGTACAAGCATTCTATAATCAAATTTCTAATCTTGATATATGTAACAGTGAGAATATGAAATTATTTTTAGGGTTATATGAAGGTGAAGTCGTAACTGTTGGTTCATTGATATGTTCAAAAGATAGTATTGGTATTTATGACATAGCAACTAAAGTAGGAATGAGAGGACGAGGGTTCGGATCTGCTATGTTCAATTTCCTTCTGCAAGAAGCACAAAAATTTAAAAATACGTATTGTGTATTACAAGCTTCACCAGATGGAATCAATATTTATAAAAAATCAGGATTTCAAGCTATCGGCAAAATGACTGTATTGGAAAATCGACATTTAATTGAGTAAATCATTCAAGTTAAATCGTCTTTATATAGGAGTTTATAAATTGTTATGAAAAAGATATATCTCGTTACAATAATTTGTGCCTTTATAGTAATAAGTATCTTTGTTTTTCAGAAAATAAATGAACATAAGTATACTAAAGCTATTAATCAATCAAATCATATAAAAAATATCGCACATAGAGGTGCTTCTGCGTTCGCACCTGAACATACAATAGAGGCATATCAATTAGGCCAACAAATGAATGGAGATTATATAGAAATTGATCTCCAAATGACAAAAGATGGACATTTAGTGGCTATGCATGACGAAACCTTAAACCGTACAACAAATGGTACAGGGCTAGTGAAAGAGCATACATTAGAAGAAATAAAGCAACTAAATGCAGGTTCTTTTTTCAACGAAAAATATCCGAACTTAGCGAAGAAAGAATTTGAAAATGCTAAAGTCCCAACATTAAAAGAAATTATTGAAACGTTTGGGCATAACGCAAACTATTATATTGAAACAAAATCACCTAATGAATATCCAGGAATGGAAGAAAAATTATTAGAAATTATTAATCACTATGAAATACAGGATAAAGTTATTATTCAATCGTTTAGTGAAGAAAGTCTGCAAAAGATTCATAGCTTAAATAGTAATATATCTTTAGTACAATTATTACCTTATAAAAAAGCAGTTCAATTAACAGAATTAGAGATAGAAAAGTATAAAACGTACTGCATAGGTCTTGGTATGAATTACAAATATATTGATTCAGATTATGTAAATAAAATAAAGAAAAACGGATTAGAAGTTCATCCATTTACAGTAAATAATGAAAAAGATATGAAAAATTTACTTTCATGGGGAGTCGACGGGATGTTTACTAATTATCCGAATCGTTTACATTCCATATTGGATTTGAAGAGTCATGAATAAGAAGTTTTATTCATAAAGGGGAAATTTACACAACCTATATATTAGGATTAATAATGCAAGATGGCATGTTGCATATAAAAAGAAAATACCAAAAACCGCAACTAGAAGACCTGGGTTGCGGTTTTTTTATTGCTTCGATTTCAGTTTACAAAGTTTGAAGCTAGAAATGTAAATCTATTTAGATGAATTGGCTTCTTATGTATTTGTACTTCGGATCGTTCTAGGTATATGTACAACCCATGAGACGAGTTTTGCATATGATAATAGAAAAGGAGATGTTGCATATTGAAATACCACACTAGAAATGTAAATAATCTGAATAACTTAGCGGATAATACGAAAGCTGCAGCTTTTAAGTGGTATCAGTACTGTATTGACAATGGAATTGAAGTATTAATTTATGAAACAATCCGTACGGTCGAGCAACAACGTGAATATGTTCGTAAAGGAGCATCACAAACGATGCGATCATATCACTTAGTAGGACAGGCATTAGATTTTGTTCCAATTCAGTCGAATGGTACAGAAGATTGGAATGGCTATAATAAAGAACCGTGGGCATCAGCAATTCGTTATGCTAAACAAATTGGTTTTGAATGGGGCGGTGACTGGAAAGGATTTGTGGATAGCCCGCATTTGCAATATAACTACAAAGGGTATGGAACGGATACTTTTGGAAAAGGTGCTCAAAACGTAGCAACTCCTCCCATGTCGAATGATAGTGTAGGGGTTGCTTATATTAACGGTAGTAATGTAAATTTACGAAAAGGACCCGGTACTGGATATGGCGTTATTCGTCAATTAGGGAAAGGAGAGTCCTACAAAGTATTTGGACAATCAAATGGCTGGTTAAATCTAGGTGGCGATCAGTGGATTTATAACGATCCATCATACATTCGTTATACGGGAGGAAATGTACCAGCAACTTCACAATCATCAAACGATGGTGTAGGTGTAGTTACTATAATAGCGGATGTATTGCGTGTTCGTACCGGCCCAGGAACAAATTACGGCATTGTGAAAAACGTGTACCAAGGTGAAAAATATCAATCGTTTGGATATAAAGATGGTTGGTATAATGTTGGTGGAAATCAATGGGTTTCTGGTGAATATGTTACGTTTGTAAAGTAAAAATAAGAGCCGTCCTGCTGGGCGGCATTTTATTTTAAATATTCATAGGACGAGCATTCATAATATCATTTGTGATACATAGAGTATAATTTTTCATTCTAATAATCAGAAAGTAATCAAAATGTAATTAATTTCAACTACGCTTTTTATATTTTTTTGATACACTGGCTACGAGGGGGATACCAATTAAGGTCGGTAAAAACCAAAACCATATAGGCGGAAGTAAATTTATAATGGGAATATGGATGCCGACATTTACTAAAAGTGCGGTGACTGCACCAATATAAGAACCTAACATGCCTCTAATGTGGTGATGGAGCCAATTTTTCCAACGTTTTTTTCGTGCAAGGTATCCATAAATTGCAAATGAATAAGAGAAGATTGCTACATAAAATAAATATGCGATTTTATCCCAGTTGATAATGGATAATATTATTGCCGTAAGGGTGATGACAACATAGGATGCATGATATATTTCGCCCCATTCGGTATGTTTTCCTTTCTTTTTTTTGGCAACCATCGCTACAATTCCAGTGATTAAGCATATTGTTCCAAATAGTATGTGTATGGTTAAAAGAATGTTAAAAATGCTCATAATAATTCCTCCTTTTTTATTTTTATAGTATTGCAGTATAGGAGAAAAGTTGAAAAATATAGTTAGTTCGGCTTAATATATTGAAATAAAGGTATTCCTAGAACAAAAACCAATGATTTAAATGTTTTCTCAAATTTAGTGAGATGATTATTATGTTAAATGAAGGAGAGACTTCTATGTTTACATCTATTACATATTTACAATCGGGCAATGACAAGCAACAAAAAATATATGATGTTTTGAATAGCCTAAACATAATGGAGGATTTAGCTTTATATAATCCCGTTCTTTGCGGGACAATCCCCATAAGAATTGATACTCCTCAATCTGACTTAGATATTGTAATGGAAGTATATAACTTTGATGTTTTTGAGCAGGAAATGAGATCTTTATATGGTTCTTATGGAGGGTTCAACATAAAAAAGAAAAAAATTAAAGGTACTGAATCGATAAAGGTGAATTTTGAATTCGAAGGTTTTGAATTTGAATTATTTGCTCAACCTAAGCCAGTGCGTAATCAAAATGCATATAGACACATGATAGTGGAGCACATGCTATTAATGCAGCATCCGCATATAAGGGAAGAAGTTATTCGCTTAAAGGAACAAGGTTTAAAAACAGAACCTGCTTTTGCTCAAGTATTAAATATTGACGGAGATCCTTATGAAAAACTTATTTTATTAGGGCAGGAAATGAAATTGTGGTAAATAAGATACGTAAAAAATCCTCCAAAAACAAAAGAGGATTTTTTTATGCTGTTAACTTACGAATTAATTCACTGAGCAATTTAATACCGTTAGTCATTTGTTCTGGTGAAGCATATCCATATGATAAACGAATGTACTGATCTGATTCTTCTTCATAAATACGTCCTGGGTTTAAAAGAATTCCTTTTGATAAAGCCTCTGAAAATAGTTTTTTCATCGGAATGTTATGTACAACCTTTAGCCATATAAAAAATCCACCACTAGGAATATCCCACGATGCAATATCTGCACAATATTTATTTAAAGCTCGTATCATTATTTGTCTTCGCTCTTTCAGGTGCATTCTTACGTTTGCTACATATTCTTCATAAAAACCTTCATTTATCCATTCAGCAGCTACTCTTTGAGATAAAGAGCTGGATCCATAGTCTGTTTGCATTTTTATATCTGACAATCTATTAATAACGGGTTCTGGTCCGATTATCCATCCAATTCTAAGTCCTGGGCTAAGTGTTTTAGAGAGACTACCAATATATAATACATGTCCATGTTTATCCATCGACTTTAAAGGAGCTGGAGGTGATTCGTCAATCCATAACTCTCGGTATATATCATCCTCGATGATAGGCAACTGCTCCTTTTCACATATTTTTAATATTTCTTTTCTTCGCTCTTTGGACATCAATATCCCCGTTGGATTTTGAAAACAAGGGATTGAATATAAAATATTATTCTTTTGACTATATTTAATTCGTTTTAATAAGTCGTTAGGTAAAATACCGTGATGGTCCATTGATATACCGGATAAATTTATATTTGCTGATTGATAAACATGAAGTGAATATAAGTAAGAAGGTTGTTCAAATAAAACAGTTGATTTTCTATGTAATAGACCAATCGATATTAATTGTAATGCTTGGAGTGCACCAGAGACTATTAATATAGAATCCGGTGATGCATGTATTCCAAATGATCTTACATATTTGCTTATTGCTTCACGTAACGGATAAAAACCTTTTTGTTCTTCGTATCCGAAATAATCTAATTCCTCACTGACGTTTTTTATTATAGATTGCATAGTTTCGAGCGGGAAAAGATGAGGTGCAAGTTCACCTTTACTAAGATGGATAAGCGTTTTATTTGCTTCTGCTTCATTTATTTCTCGCACCATTAACTTACTTGGCTTATGAATACCGGCTTTTACATATTCACTCCAATCGGGCGGAGGATTAGTTGCTAATAATGACCATGTATTATTCATTACAATTGTTCCTGCTCCGATTTGTCCTTGAATTAAACCATCTGCCATAAGTTCATCTAGCGCAGTAATTACAGTACTTCGATTTACATTAAATAATTTTGCTAACTGCCGCTGACTAGGGATTTTACTTCCAATTGGCCATTCTCCGTTTTCTATTTTATCTTTCATATAGTCTATTATCTGCCGATATTTGGGCATTTTTTTATCGGTTGTCATATAAAAAACTCCTTCGTTAATTTAAAAGATCCAAAGTGGTTGGTTTTTCCGATAAATAACTGGTTGAAGACATTGTATCAACTATTAAATATGATGAAAAGAAATAATTGGTAATTTAAAAATGGTTGGTTTTTAGGGAAGGAGAGAAAATATGCATAATAAAAAATGGGATTTACGCATTATATGTGCTCACGCTTTTACAATTCTTATATGGGGAACTGCTTTTCCAGCAATTCGTATGGGACTTGAATCTTATACGCCTGAACACCTTACTTTACTACGCTTATT includes:
- a CDS encoding DUF4269 domain-containing protein produces the protein MFTSITYLQSGNDKQQKIYDVLNSLNIMEDLALYNPVLCGTIPIRIDTPQSDLDIVMEVYNFDVFEQEMRSLYGSYGGFNIKKKKIKGTESIKVNFEFEGFEFELFAQPKPVRNQNAYRHMIVEHMLLMQHPHIREEVIRLKEQGLKTEPAFAQVLNIDGDPYEKLILLGQEMKLW
- a CDS encoding methyltransferase family protein — encoded protein: MYGINRPTIKEKILILVTEIIYLIIAYYLLFITYFKPGISIGLFIALIITALRLTAMMFIWLPRGISWQEAIMNSIAFGIYYLGFPILMITSNQDPNLILLTIGWILFLGGSMLNTVSELLRKSFKDNPVNQGKLYTGGLFKYAIHINYLGDCLWVLGLAFIASNIYSLFIPLGLFFVFVFEYIPKSDGYLQKKYGEQFTVYKQKTKKLIPFLW
- a CDS encoding SH3 domain-containing protein, which encodes MKYHTRNVNNLNNLADNTKAAAFKWYQYCIDNGIEVLIYETIRTVEQQREYVRKGASQTMRSYHLVGQALDFVPIQSNGTEDWNGYNKEPWASAIRYAKQIGFEWGGDWKGFVDSPHLQYNYKGYGTDTFGKGAQNVATPPMSNDSVGVAYINGSNVNLRKGPGTGYGVIRQLGKGESYKVFGQSNGWLNLGGDQWIYNDPSYIRYTGGNVPATSQSSNDGVGVVTIIADVLRVRTGPGTNYGIVKNVYQGEKYQSFGYKDGWYNVGGNQWVSGEYVTFVK
- a CDS encoding GNAT family N-acetyltransferase, whose translation is MNYKQLLLDNFAFKTSYVAQFVPGMSIKKTKDYIAVDCGLPADTFNIITLLNNNLTEGIEKLYKEVEYYYQRNFPMSVWLWDEEQERDIKSELIKIGLKKAEQNIAMVADLKTISPTINMPVSFTIQQASSPGQINKFGETLADLFGTSEEGIHVQAFYNQISNLDICNSENMKLFLGLYEGEVVTVGSLICSKDSIGIYDIATKVGMRGRGFGSAMFNFLLQEAQKFKNTYCVLQASPDGINIYKKSGFQAIGKMTVLENRHLIE
- a CDS encoding DUF2306 domain-containing protein; translated protein: MSIFNILLTIHILFGTICLITGIVAMVAKKKKGKHTEWGEIYHASYVVITLTAIILSIINWDKIAYLFYVAIFSYSFAIYGYLARKKRWKNWLHHHIRGMLGSYIGAVTALLVNVGIHIPIINLLPPIWFWFLPTLIGIPLVASVSKKYKKRS
- a CDS encoding MerR family transcriptional regulator; the protein is MLSIGEFSKISHLTMKTLRYYDEIGLLKPAFIDAKNGYRYYDIFQLEIALLITRLKTYLFSLEEIKDILEDRENTELLNSKMKGKQENLTQQITYYSSLLKELKLDIQQLNEEESIIGYLNRIEINLVNHLTYNILSQRKQINTADFLIHFNELFSKILFENLLPSAKPLAIFHSSEYVPENYDVEIAIPLAEAINKTKVFNPGLCAMATLIGSYEELPFIHTKLHVWIEENNYKLNGAPFEVYQTNPYSTQEENNIIEVYFPIK
- a CDS encoding glycerophosphodiester phosphodiesterase, with product MKKIYLVTIICAFIVISIFVFQKINEHKYTKAINQSNHIKNIAHRGASAFAPEHTIEAYQLGQQMNGDYIEIDLQMTKDGHLVAMHDETLNRTTNGTGLVKEHTLEEIKQLNAGSFFNEKYPNLAKKEFENAKVPTLKEIIETFGHNANYYIETKSPNEYPGMEEKLLEIINHYEIQDKVIIQSFSEESLQKIHSLNSNISLVQLLPYKKAVQLTELEIEKYKTYCIGLGMNYKYIDSDYVNKIKKNGLEVHPFTVNNEKDMKNLLSWGVDGMFTNYPNRLHSILDLKSHE
- a CDS encoding PLP-dependent aminotransferase family protein, which codes for MTTDKKMPKYRQIIDYMKDKIENGEWPIGSKIPSQRQLAKLFNVNRSTVITALDELMADGLIQGQIGAGTIVMNNTWSLLATNPPPDWSEYVKAGIHKPSKLMVREINEAEANKTLIHLSKGELAPHLFPLETMQSIIKNVSEELDYFGYEEQKGFYPLREAISKYVRSFGIHASPDSILIVSGALQALQLISIGLLHRKSTVLFEQPSYLYSLHVYQSANINLSGISMDHHGILPNDLLKRIKYSQKNNILYSIPCFQNPTGILMSKERRKEILKICEKEQLPIIEDDIYRELWIDESPPAPLKSMDKHGHVLYIGSLSKTLSPGLRIGWIIGPEPVINRLSDIKMQTDYGSSSLSQRVAAEWINEGFYEEYVANVRMHLKERRQIMIRALNKYCADIASWDIPSGGFFIWLKVVHNIPMKKLFSEALSKGILLNPGRIYEEESDQYIRLSYGYASPEQMTNGIKLLSELIRKLTA